Proteins from one Natrinema salinisoli genomic window:
- a CDS encoding LolA family protein yields MKRRGFLTAGAVVALAGCVGYTGEDDEPPSSEDLVRNAIETRRHMSSLEARRVMTVETPDETVERVERVARRPPAKQRIEVLESTDPDVPAGSVTVTNRATTWEYNPPAETVDKQYHPNKVDTDSTRLVLETLLEDHRLSHDGTETIDGRETHVIETQPPVEDIGPTIDLVVGDTTYVVPLRATGDLEELDVSRTVWIDDAYGYPVKEQNTISDDGETRHELTVTYENLSINEPLESGTFTYEPPSGATVVTDGPEPKGVFDSLAAADDAVPYTLPQPDVPEPYVLDRVTVVEKADRFGTTTTLWYNDPNVIAKELFIAVREVQRFRPDALEETEFDGRTAYRRDGRIQSVFWACDDLNYEISSLIDGEPLLGIASSIGCP; encoded by the coding sequence ATGAAACGTCGCGGGTTCCTGACGGCGGGGGCTGTAGTCGCGCTCGCGGGGTGTGTTGGGTATACGGGCGAGGACGACGAACCACCCTCGAGCGAGGACCTCGTCCGAAATGCGATCGAAACGCGTCGTCACATGTCCTCCCTCGAAGCCCGTCGGGTCATGACGGTCGAAACCCCGGACGAAACCGTCGAACGGGTCGAACGCGTCGCTCGTCGGCCGCCCGCGAAACAGCGCATCGAGGTCCTCGAGTCGACGGACCCGGACGTCCCGGCCGGCTCCGTTACCGTGACGAACCGGGCGACGACGTGGGAGTACAACCCGCCGGCCGAGACGGTCGACAAGCAGTACCACCCGAACAAGGTCGATACAGACAGTACGCGACTCGTCCTCGAGACGCTCCTCGAGGACCACCGTCTCAGTCACGACGGGACCGAAACCATCGACGGGCGCGAGACACACGTCATCGAGACGCAACCGCCGGTCGAGGATATCGGGCCGACGATCGATCTCGTCGTCGGGGATACGACGTACGTCGTTCCGCTGCGAGCGACGGGCGACCTCGAGGAATTGGACGTATCCCGAACCGTCTGGATCGACGACGCGTACGGGTATCCGGTCAAAGAGCAGAACACGATCAGCGACGACGGCGAGACGCGTCACGAACTGACCGTCACGTACGAGAACCTCTCGATCAACGAGCCACTCGAGTCGGGAACGTTCACGTACGAGCCGCCGTCGGGTGCGACCGTCGTCACCGACGGTCCCGAGCCCAAGGGGGTCTTCGACTCCCTGGCGGCCGCCGACGACGCCGTCCCGTATACGCTCCCCCAGCCGGACGTACCCGAACCCTACGTTCTCGATCGGGTCACCGTCGTCGAAAAAGCCGATCGGTTCGGGACGACCACGACGCTGTGGTACAACGATCCGAACGTGATCGCGAAAGAGCTCTTTATCGCCGTTCGGGAGGTCCAACGGTTCAGACCCGACGCGCTCGAGGAGACCGAGTTCGACGGTCGGACGGCCTACCGCCGCGACGGGCGCATACAGAGCGTCTTCTGGGCCTGCGACGACCTGAATTACGAGATCTCGAGTCTCATCGACGGGGAACCGCTGCTCGGGATCGCGTCGTCGATCGGCTGTCCCTGA
- a CDS encoding DoxX family membrane protein, whose translation MTTSTISQDARNTFESTIGGYTVGGRAHSLSAWFVLSLRLMMGWAFAYSGFTKIVAAEPFSAGGYLGNVAATNGNPLAGLFGWMATTPWFVEFANAAVPWGELLIGLGLLVGALVRLAAFFGALMMLMFYFGNWDIAHGVINGDFAYMLVFLAVAAFGAGRILGLDASIETYDLGGQTRLERYPRLEYVLG comes from the coding sequence ATGACTACATCCACGATCTCCCAAGACGCGCGAAACACGTTCGAAAGCACCATCGGCGGCTACACGGTCGGCGGCCGCGCCCACAGCCTCTCGGCCTGGTTCGTCCTCTCGCTCCGGCTCATGATGGGCTGGGCGTTCGCCTACTCCGGGTTCACGAAGATCGTCGCGGCCGAACCGTTCAGCGCCGGCGGCTACCTGGGCAACGTCGCAGCGACCAACGGAAACCCCCTCGCCGGTCTCTTCGGCTGGATGGCGACGACGCCGTGGTTCGTCGAGTTCGCGAACGCCGCCGTCCCGTGGGGCGAACTCCTGATCGGCCTCGGACTCCTCGTCGGCGCGCTGGTCCGCCTCGCGGCGTTCTTCGGCGCGCTCATGATGCTCATGTTCTACTTCGGGAACTGGGACATCGCCCACGGCGTCATCAACGGCGACTTCGCGTACATGCTCGTGTTCCTCGCCGTCGCCGCCTTCGGTGCCGGCCGGATCCTCGGCCTCGACGCCTCCATCGAAACCTACGACCTCGGCGGACAGACGCGCCTCGAACGCTATCCCCGACTCGAGTACGTCCTCGGGTAG
- a CDS encoding MFS transporter → MVFTFGTPFSYGVFGRPFSEAFGIPQVTLSTVFAVMLFTFFIGSGAVGVFAARLPARAVLLTCAVATGLIAPSLYVTGSYLGLTLVFAVLGLALGTVFVLLASIVPRWFEERRGAATGLIFVGNGLGLFLLPPIWQFVLARFGVRQGFLVVMSVTAFAFALAGVTCRRPRWADTSAASARAVIDWVGQLAGTRTFQLLFVGIGLAFAWYQLLAAYAIDLFTHRGLTEANASAAFGLIGGVSIISRVGSGYATDIVGSRRAFLASLTCSAAGIGLLFAPQVPVLAVSIFLIGIGLGGCATLYVPLLMNVYDPERDTAIVGVFNIAIGTSALIMPLLGTASISYTGGYTAAILLTFVVTVVSLWATVVGTTGS, encoded by the coding sequence ATGGTGTTCACCTTCGGAACCCCCTTCTCGTACGGTGTATTCGGACGGCCGTTCAGTGAGGCCTTCGGGATCCCACAGGTGACGCTGTCGACCGTCTTCGCGGTCATGCTGTTTACCTTCTTTATCGGGTCCGGAGCGGTGGGCGTGTTCGCCGCACGCCTGCCAGCCCGAGCCGTGCTACTGACCTGTGCGGTGGCCACCGGACTGATCGCTCCGTCCCTGTACGTGACGGGATCGTACCTCGGCCTGACGCTCGTGTTCGCGGTTCTCGGACTCGCCCTCGGAACGGTGTTCGTCCTGCTCGCGTCGATCGTCCCGCGCTGGTTCGAAGAGCGCCGCGGTGCTGCGACCGGGCTCATTTTCGTCGGCAACGGACTGGGTCTGTTTTTGCTGCCACCGATCTGGCAGTTCGTCCTCGCTCGGTTCGGCGTCCGGCAGGGCTTTCTCGTCGTTATGTCGGTGACCGCGTTCGCGTTCGCGCTCGCCGGCGTCACGTGTCGACGACCGCGATGGGCGGATACGTCGGCGGCGTCGGCTAGAGCGGTCATCGATTGGGTCGGCCAGTTAGCCGGAACACGAACGTTCCAACTGCTGTTCGTCGGTATCGGGCTCGCGTTCGCCTGGTACCAGCTCCTCGCGGCGTACGCGATCGATCTGTTCACCCACCGGGGCTTGACCGAGGCGAACGCGTCCGCCGCCTTCGGTTTGATCGGCGGTGTCAGTATCATTTCGCGAGTCGGAAGCGGGTACGCCACGGATATCGTCGGCTCGAGACGGGCGTTTCTCGCGTCACTAACGTGTTCGGCCGCCGGAATCGGCCTGCTGTTCGCGCCCCAGGTGCCGGTGCTCGCGGTTTCGATCTTCCTGATCGGCATCGGACTGGGCGGGTGTGCGACGCTGTACGTCCCCCTCCTGATGAACGTGTACGACCCCGAGAGGGACACCGCCATCGTCGGCGTCTTCAATATCGCGATCGGGACCAGCGCGTTGATCATGCCGCTACTCGGAACTGCGAGCATCTCCTATACGGGAGGGTACACTGCCGCTATCCTGCTCACCTTCGTCGTGACCGTCGTCTCGCTGTGGGCGACGGTTGTCGGAACTACCGGTTCGTAG
- the aroA gene encoding 3-phosphoshikimate 1-carboxyvinyltransferase, whose product MNVTITPSSVAGTARAPPSKSYTHRAILAAGYADEAIVRDALWSADTQATARAVDLFGGDVERGEDGTLEIAGFDGRPEVPADVIDCANSGTTMRLVTAAAALADGTSVLTGDGSLRSRPQGPLLEALGDLGATAYSTRGNGQAPLVVTGPLAGGEVSIPGDVSSQYITALLMAGAVTEDGLEIDLETELKSAPYVDITLEVLADFGVEARKTDVGFAVDGGQSYDPAGGEYAVPGDFSSISYPLAAGAIAGEEGVRIEGAQPSAQGDSAIVDVVERMGTDVDWDRDAGTIDVSRASLSGIEVDVEDTPDLLPTIATLGAVADGDTHITNAEHVRYKETDRVSAMAEELGKMGVATTEERDSLTIHGGSSELEGATVQGRADHRIIMALALAGLVADGETTIEGADHVDVSFPGFFGLLEELGAELERRE is encoded by the coding sequence ATGAACGTCACGATCACACCCTCGAGCGTCGCGGGGACGGCGCGGGCACCGCCATCGAAGAGCTACACGCATCGGGCGATCCTCGCGGCCGGCTACGCCGATGAGGCGATCGTCCGCGACGCGCTCTGGAGCGCGGACACGCAGGCGACCGCCCGCGCGGTCGACCTGTTCGGCGGTGACGTCGAGCGGGGTGAAGACGGAACCCTCGAGATCGCCGGCTTCGACGGCCGCCCCGAGGTCCCGGCGGACGTCATCGACTGCGCGAACAGCGGGACGACGATGCGGCTCGTCACCGCGGCGGCGGCCCTGGCCGACGGCACCTCGGTGCTCACCGGCGACGGATCGCTGCGCTCGCGGCCACAGGGGCCGCTGCTCGAGGCGCTCGGCGATCTCGGCGCGACCGCATACAGCACCCGCGGGAACGGGCAGGCACCGTTGGTCGTCACCGGCCCGCTCGCGGGCGGCGAGGTGTCGATCCCCGGCGACGTCTCCTCACAGTACATCACTGCCCTGCTGATGGCCGGTGCGGTCACCGAGGACGGGCTGGAAATCGACCTCGAGACCGAACTCAAATCGGCGCCGTACGTCGACATCACGCTCGAGGTGCTCGCGGACTTCGGCGTCGAGGCGCGGAAGACGGACGTGGGATTCGCAGTCGACGGTGGCCAGTCCTACGACCCTGCGGGCGGCGAGTACGCGGTGCCCGGCGATTTCTCCTCGATCTCGTACCCGCTGGCGGCGGGTGCGATCGCCGGCGAGGAGGGCGTCCGCATCGAGGGCGCACAGCCCAGCGCGCAGGGCGATAGCGCCATCGTCGACGTCGTCGAGCGCATGGGCACCGACGTCGACTGGGACCGGGATGCAGGGACGATCGACGTCTCTCGGGCCTCACTTTCCGGAATCGAGGTCGACGTGGAGGACACGCCCGACCTCCTCCCGACGATCGCGACCCTCGGTGCGGTCGCGGACGGCGACACTCACATCACGAACGCCGAGCACGTTCGCTACAAGGAGACCGACCGGGTGAGCGCGATGGCCGAGGAACTCGGCAAGATGGGCGTCGCAACGACCGAAGAACGGGATTCGCTGACCATCCACGGCGGTTCGTCGGAACTCGAGGGCGCGACCGTACAGGGGCGAGCGGACCACCGTATCATCATGGCGCTCGCGCTCGCTGGACTGGTCGCCGACGGCGAGACGACGATCGAGGGTGCCGACCACGTCGACGTCTCCTTCCCCGGATTCTTCGGCCTACTCGAGGAACTGGGTGCGGAACTCGAGCGACGAGAATAG
- a CDS encoding thiolase family protein, whose amino-acid sequence MADNTPVIVSAVRTAQGKEDGALADIRSEDLSIPLVDEMLAETGVEGDDVDDLMWGCAQQRSEQRTNIARQIALFSELGESVPATTIDRQCASSAQAIISAADSIAAGRHQAVIAGGVESMSRVKMGGGDAGDMYPKLDEEYGMRNLQMGMTAEKVAEEFDISREEQDEYGARSQQRAVEATEEGKFDDEIVPIETEDGVHDEDEGLRPGTTPETLADLPTVFKEDGTVTPGNASQIADGAAGVMLTSRDFADENDLEVLAEVGTSYVAGVDPTIMGVGPVPATEGLLERAGRDIDDYGLVEINEAFASQTLYSQRELGIPDDQLNVNGGAIAIGHPLGCSGARLPVTLVHEMNRQGVDRGIATECVGFGQGAAIEFELP is encoded by the coding sequence ATGGCAGACAATACGCCGGTAATCGTTAGCGCTGTTAGAACTGCACAGGGGAAAGAAGACGGTGCCCTCGCGGACATCCGCAGCGAGGACCTCTCGATTCCGCTGGTCGACGAGATGCTCGCCGAGACGGGCGTCGAGGGCGACGACGTCGACGACCTGATGTGGGGCTGTGCACAGCAGCGCTCGGAGCAGCGAACGAACATCGCACGTCAGATCGCGCTCTTCTCGGAGCTCGGCGAGTCGGTGCCGGCGACGACCATCGACCGCCAGTGTGCTTCCTCCGCGCAGGCGATCATCAGCGCCGCGGACTCGATCGCCGCGGGCCGCCATCAGGCGGTCATCGCCGGCGGCGTCGAGAGCATGAGCCGCGTCAAGATGGGCGGCGGTGACGCCGGCGACATGTACCCCAAACTCGACGAAGAGTACGGGATGCGGAACCTCCAGATGGGGATGACCGCCGAGAAGGTCGCCGAGGAGTTCGACATCAGTCGGGAGGAGCAGGACGAATACGGCGCTCGGAGCCAGCAGCGCGCGGTCGAGGCGACCGAAGAAGGCAAGTTCGACGACGAGATCGTCCCGATCGAGACCGAGGACGGCGTTCACGACGAAGACGAGGGACTGCGCCCCGGCACGACTCCCGAAACGCTTGCCGACCTCCCCACTGTCTTCAAGGAGGACGGGACGGTCACACCCGGTAACGCCTCGCAGATCGCCGACGGCGCTGCCGGCGTCATGCTCACCAGCCGCGACTTCGCCGACGAGAACGACCTCGAGGTCCTCGCGGAAGTCGGCACCAGCTACGTCGCCGGCGTCGACCCGACGATCATGGGCGTCGGCCCGGTTCCGGCGACGGAGGGGCTACTCGAGCGCGCCGGTCGCGATATCGACGACTACGGACTCGTCGAGATCAACGAGGCCTTCGCCAGCCAGACGCTGTACTCCCAGCGCGAACTCGGCATTCCGGACGATCAGCTCAACGTCAACGGCGGCGCGATCGCGATCGGTCACCCGCTGGGCTGCTCCGGCGCGCGACTGCCGGTGACGCTGGTCCACGAAATGAATCGCCAGGGCGTCGACCGCGGCATCGCGACCGAGTGCGTCGGCTTCGGTCAGGGTGCGGCGATCGAGTTCGAGCTGCCCTGA